In Pleurocapsa sp. PCC 7319, the following are encoded in one genomic region:
- a CDS encoding segregation/condensation protein A: MTITPAQEAIANLINLAERGEIDPWDVPVITIIDRFLAELGLMGETESDSPQQEADLPRSGQAFLWASMLVLFKADSLHLLQEELLEIEEEEEFLESEILTGSETRTLPANLEQHIRRRTSLKPMGKRRVTLQELIEQLEHIAAEIEAAATDSSPRRSQRSRSAAIKAIAQLAHNENLTELAAQLESFLYLNLTQLASDKDYVDWEQLLQGWHSSDSTDTGTEEDSDLDRAGIFWALLLLSAQSKVELFQEEFYQDLSVRPLNSCS; encoded by the coding sequence ATGACTATCACCCCCGCGCAAGAAGCGATCGCTAACTTAATCAATCTCGCAGAACGAGGAGAAATTGATCCTTGGGATGTTCCTGTGATCACTATTATTGACCGTTTTTTGGCTGAATTAGGACTAATGGGCGAAACTGAGTCCGATTCACCTCAACAAGAAGCGGACTTACCACGTTCTGGACAAGCATTTCTGTGGGCTTCAATGTTAGTGTTGTTTAAAGCTGACAGTCTCCATCTATTGCAGGAAGAACTATTGGAAATAGAGGAGGAGGAAGAATTTTTGGAATCAGAAATTTTGACGGGTAGTGAAACACGAACTCTGCCTGCAAATTTAGAACAGCATATTCGTCGTCGTACTTCCTTAAAGCCTATGGGAAAAAGGCGTGTAACCCTACAAGAATTAATTGAACAATTAGAACATATTGCTGCTGAAATTGAAGCGGCAGCTACCGACAGTTCCCCTCGTCGTTCCCAGCGTTCTCGTAGTGCAGCTATTAAGGCGATCGCTCAACTAGCTCATAATGAAAATTTAACCGAGTTAGCAGCTCAGTTGGAAAGCTTTTTATATTTGAATCTGACTCAGTTAGCCTCAGATAAAGATTATGTAGACTGGGAACAACTATTACAAGGTTGGCATAGTTCTGATTCAACTGACACTGGTACCGAGGAAGATTCTGATCTAGATCGAGCAGGAATTTTTTGGGCTTTACTTTTACTCTCAGCTCAATCAAAAGTAGAATTATTTCAAGAAGAATTTTATCAAGACCTAAGTGTTCGTCCCTTAAATTCATGTTCGTAA
- a CDS encoding Uma2 family endonuclease — translation MLINTKLPLSSDRLQRQDQTLSLAGMTWIDYEKFNSEEYPGYRVSYFNGVITLVSPSKNHERIAQTIAILVSAYCRKFNLPYFPMGSTRLENKPLAGKEPDVSFAFNTDKDIPDLAIEVIFSSGSLDDLDKYQAIGVKEVWFWRNSKITFYQLETQGYVEVTTSKLLPNLTSEILENFANQGLTKSPLIIEADFLQQIK, via the coding sequence ATGTTAATCAATACCAAGCTTCCCTTAAGTAGCGATCGCCTTCAAAGACAAGACCAAACTTTAAGTTTGGCAGGGATGACTTGGATAGATTACGAAAAATTTAATTCCGAAGAATATCCAGGTTATAGAGTTTCTTATTTCAATGGAGTAATTACTTTAGTGTCTCCCAGCAAGAATCACGAAAGAATTGCCCAAACCATTGCTATTTTAGTATCTGCTTACTGTAGAAAGTTTAATTTACCTTATTTCCCGATGGGTTCTACCCGATTGGAGAATAAACCATTGGCAGGAAAAGAGCCAGATGTTAGTTTTGCTTTCAATACGGACAAAGATATTCCCGATCTAGCAATTGAAGTTATATTTTCTAGTGGTAGTCTTGATGATCTAGATAAATATCAAGCGATCGGAGTTAAAGAGGTTTGGTTTTGGAGAAACAGTAAAATTACTTTTTATCAACTAGAAACTCAAGGATATGTAGAAGTTACTACTAGTAAGCTTTTACCTAACTTGACATCCGAAATACTGGAAAACTTTGCCAATCAGGGACTCACTAAAAGTCCTTTAATCATCGAAGCCGATTTTTTACAGCAGATTAAATAG